The following proteins come from a genomic window of Catenulispora sp. GP43:
- a CDS encoding DUF4132 domain-containing protein: MDAVAGLFDRRFDPRALVIPRRDGKAASAAGAVAIPGGAVADFERVFGKAARTVEMVLAHSGTDSDLAEAISRPGFGDLAAMTSQQAAIAASIVLYDAPRNYEPYVLVDAWVAARGIPFATSATGQLGGFGVWIQRKGQKTPALRRLDHDAVHAQERFAMAARMRRHLAAAGDGDYAAALEEAIALRDPSDVRNIFVSFLFPERVDWVEADVTGPIGRRWEVRDGLASWLLIGAVSTPGQAERLTKWVHADALRLCSAATATMAATVGLDLIPAIANWAEDYWDGVEARQRVQRLLAGFDSDAAFLALLGQLAYRGTAAVLAEAARRFPERGVRLLAEAAPDQPAARTPVERVLRLTVGSRPDAARAVVPHLAGQARTRVEKLVGGLAAPLPAAAAGTVPDLLTTPPWERERETVKPVVIRDLAAPSSSEVRWLNDQEREDWRADTLGVAHREDENWDKRLAKALGRRNAYQLMVIVMRAPEKQARQALRNLTSGYSYDALAWCSTATARFGIDAFPAVMSAVRSSPVENAELLLPFACSEIAPLAADWLRLKTLRAPAQAWLRRHPALAARTLIPAALGKAGRTRQAAEAALRFLVAAGFQDGVHTEAASYGAEAEAGVVQLLAQDPLVAGLPKTMPDVPGWAEPEGLPQLLLAGRKEALPPAAVRNVVRMLMVSTAENPYPALETVKELCDTRSLEDFAWGLFENWQIADHPAKQSFAMDSLRWFGGAEAVRRLSPLIRVWPGDGGHSRAVAGLDVLTAIGGDTALLHLYGIAQKGKFRGLKESAQERVDFIARELRLTRDQLGDRLVPDLGLDASGSMELDYGPRRFRVFFDEQLKPGVADEGGKRLKSLPKPGVKDDAELAPAAYQRFSGLKKDVRTLAGDQIIRLESAMVARRRWTKTDFEEYFVGHPLLRHLVRRLVWADFRPDGTGVRAAFRVAEDGTYADAADDPFALSDDALIGVAHPLDLGADLSRWSEVFADYEILQPFRQLGRPVLALTAEEGEVSLLTRFAGIRTPSGKVLGLERRGWRRSSPADGGWQGHLLRELADGRTAVVDLAPGFGAGWAGEAEDQELKSVWISGESLRHGYWRRGERSEPLSSLDPVTVSEILNDLSEVTGL, translated from the coding sequence GTGGACGCTGTCGCAGGACTGTTCGACAGGCGGTTCGACCCCCGGGCGCTGGTGATACCGCGCCGCGACGGGAAGGCGGCGAGCGCGGCCGGGGCCGTCGCGATCCCCGGCGGCGCCGTCGCCGACTTCGAACGCGTATTCGGCAAGGCGGCGCGGACCGTCGAGATGGTGCTCGCGCACAGCGGTACCGACTCCGACCTGGCCGAGGCCATCAGCCGGCCGGGGTTCGGCGACCTGGCCGCGATGACGTCCCAGCAGGCTGCCATCGCCGCGTCGATCGTCCTCTACGACGCCCCGAGGAACTACGAGCCCTACGTCCTCGTCGACGCCTGGGTCGCCGCTCGCGGCATCCCGTTCGCCACCTCCGCGACGGGCCAGCTCGGCGGCTTCGGGGTCTGGATCCAGCGTAAGGGCCAGAAGACTCCGGCCCTGCGCCGCCTGGACCACGACGCCGTGCACGCGCAGGAGCGGTTCGCGATGGCCGCCCGGATGCGCCGCCACCTGGCCGCTGCGGGCGACGGGGACTACGCCGCGGCGCTTGAGGAGGCCATCGCTCTGCGAGACCCGTCCGACGTCCGGAACATCTTCGTCTCCTTCCTGTTCCCCGAGCGTGTCGACTGGGTCGAGGCGGACGTCACCGGCCCGATCGGCCGCCGCTGGGAGGTCCGCGACGGGCTGGCGTCCTGGCTGCTGATCGGCGCGGTGAGCACGCCGGGCCAGGCCGAGCGGCTGACCAAGTGGGTGCACGCCGACGCGCTGCGGCTGTGCTCGGCGGCGACCGCGACCATGGCCGCCACCGTCGGGCTGGACCTGATCCCGGCGATCGCGAACTGGGCCGAGGACTACTGGGACGGCGTCGAGGCCAGGCAGCGCGTGCAGCGGCTGCTCGCCGGCTTCGACAGCGACGCCGCCTTCCTGGCGCTGCTCGGCCAGCTCGCCTACCGCGGCACCGCGGCCGTCCTGGCCGAGGCCGCGCGGCGGTTCCCGGAGCGCGGCGTCCGGCTGCTCGCCGAGGCGGCGCCGGACCAGCCGGCCGCGCGCACCCCCGTCGAGCGCGTGCTGCGGCTGACCGTGGGCAGCCGGCCGGATGCGGCCCGCGCGGTGGTCCCGCACCTGGCCGGCCAGGCCCGGACCCGGGTGGAGAAGCTGGTGGGCGGCCTGGCCGCGCCGCTGCCCGCCGCGGCCGCCGGCACGGTGCCGGACCTGCTGACCACGCCGCCGTGGGAGCGGGAGCGCGAGACGGTCAAGCCGGTCGTGATCAGGGATCTGGCCGCGCCTTCGAGCAGCGAGGTCCGGTGGCTGAACGACCAGGAGCGCGAGGACTGGCGCGCCGACACCCTCGGCGTGGCGCACCGCGAGGACGAGAACTGGGACAAGCGCCTGGCCAAGGCCCTGGGCCGGCGCAACGCCTACCAGCTCATGGTGATCGTCATGCGGGCCCCGGAGAAGCAGGCCCGGCAGGCCCTGCGCAATCTCACGTCCGGCTATTCCTACGACGCCCTCGCCTGGTGCAGCACCGCTACCGCGCGCTTCGGCATCGACGCGTTCCCGGCGGTGATGAGCGCGGTGCGCAGCAGCCCGGTGGAGAACGCTGAGCTGCTGCTGCCGTTCGCCTGCTCCGAGATCGCGCCGCTGGCCGCGGACTGGCTGCGGCTCAAGACGCTGCGCGCCCCGGCGCAGGCCTGGCTGCGCCGGCACCCGGCCCTGGCCGCCCGGACCCTGATACCCGCGGCGCTCGGCAAGGCGGGCCGGACCCGCCAGGCCGCCGAGGCGGCGCTGCGTTTCCTGGTCGCCGCGGGATTCCAGGACGGGGTCCACACCGAGGCGGCGTCCTACGGCGCCGAGGCCGAGGCCGGCGTCGTCCAGCTGCTCGCCCAGGATCCGCTGGTCGCCGGGCTCCCGAAGACGATGCCGGACGTGCCGGGCTGGGCCGAGCCGGAGGGCCTGCCGCAGCTGCTGCTGGCCGGCCGCAAGGAGGCGCTTCCGCCGGCGGCGGTGCGGAACGTGGTGCGGATGCTCATGGTCTCCACCGCCGAGAACCCCTATCCGGCGCTGGAGACGGTGAAGGAACTCTGCGACACCCGCTCCCTCGAGGACTTCGCCTGGGGCTTGTTCGAGAACTGGCAGATCGCGGACCATCCGGCGAAGCAGTCGTTCGCCATGGACAGCCTGCGCTGGTTCGGCGGCGCCGAGGCCGTGCGCCGCCTGTCCCCGCTGATCCGGGTCTGGCCCGGCGACGGCGGCCATTCCCGGGCCGTCGCCGGTCTGGACGTGCTGACCGCGATCGGCGGCGACACCGCGCTGCTCCACCTCTACGGGATAGCGCAGAAGGGCAAGTTCCGCGGGCTGAAGGAGAGCGCCCAGGAGCGCGTCGACTTCATCGCCAGGGAGCTGCGCCTGACCCGCGACCAGCTCGGCGACCGCCTCGTCCCGGACCTCGGCCTGGACGCCTCCGGCTCGATGGAGCTGGACTACGGCCCGCGCCGGTTCCGGGTCTTCTTCGACGAGCAGCTCAAGCCCGGTGTCGCCGACGAGGGCGGCAAGCGTCTGAAGTCCCTGCCCAAGCCCGGAGTGAAGGACGACGCCGAGCTGGCCCCGGCCGCCTACCAGCGATTCAGCGGCCTGAAGAAGGACGTGCGGACCCTGGCCGGCGACCAGATCATCCGGCTGGAGTCGGCGATGGTCGCGCGCCGCCGTTGGACGAAGACGGACTTCGAGGAGTACTTCGTCGGCCATCCGCTGCTGCGCCACCTCGTCCGGCGCCTGGTGTGGGCGGACTTCCGGCCTGACGGCACCGGCGTGCGCGCCGCCTTCCGGGTCGCCGAGGACGGCACCTACGCCGACGCCGCCGACGATCCCTTCGCCCTGTCGGACGACGCCCTGATCGGCGTCGCGCATCCGCTGGACCTCGGTGCCGACCTGTCCCGCTGGTCGGAGGTGTTCGCCGACTACGAGATCCTGCAACCGTTCCGGCAGCTCGGCCGGCCGGTCCTCGCGCTCACCGCCGAGGAGGGCGAAGTCAGCCTCCTGACTCGCTTCGCCGGCATCCGGACGCCCTCCGGCAAGGTGCTCGGCCTGGAGCGCCGCGGCTGGCGGCGCAGCTCCCCGGCCGACGGCGGCTGGCAGGGCCACCTGCTGCGCGAGCTGGCCGACGGCCGCACCGCGGTGGTGGACCTGGCCCCCGGGTTCGGCGCGGGCTGGGCCGGCGAGGCCGAGGACCAGGAGCTCAAGAGCGTCTGGATCTCCGGCGAGAGCCTTCGCCACGGCTACTGGCGGCGCGGGGAGCGTTCCGAGCCGCTGTCGTCGCTGGATCCGGTGACCGTTTCGGAGATCCTGAACGACCTGAGCGAGGTGACCGGACTGTGA
- a CDS encoding putative bifunctional diguanylate cyclase/phosphodiesterase codes for MALRFAAFMALWTVFYYSVPSLHLLTWTVIGLGGVGAVLVGVRRYRPHTPQAWYLLAGAMLTLVSGDTAYNLLTDVFNQVEPFPSVADAIYLLTYPLAAGGLLLMVRRRSPLRDRAALIDAVILSTAAALLLWVYIITPTVDNGGQSWVSSAVSIAYPLGDVMLLAVTARLATGGGLRGPAVRLLLLGVVGLTGSDVAYALVRLYGTWHVGGPADLGWVVFYISWGAAGLSPSMTELTEPVAGSRRGADSARVIPLAVAALVAPTVLMIEAQQANLRDGPVIAVTSALMFLLVLLRLYLAGRQTRELDNRAHTRAMLRELKYRAYRDSLTGLGNRLRFQDRAERALARAQDCGGVAAMLLIDLDNFKEVNDTQGHKVGDELLVAAASRIAESVRPGDLPVRLGGDEFAVLLSDGASQGAATALAERLIGVLAEPFRLSGAPVMVRASIGVATSPGGAGGTEEVLFRNADLALYAAKADGKGTWRLFDPSLYDAALQRLALRTGLDRALAVGEFELHYQPIVDLQGPVRVAGYEALVRWRHPKLGLLSPGNFVPVAEETGQITPIGAWILRRATADAAAAGFGYVAVNVSPHQFGDGGFVDTVRAALRAAELPAHRLTVEITENVFLHEATANALIDLQRLALLGVRIAIDDFGTGYSSIGYLRDLKFDVIKADKSFVDNIADKKDHERLLRGIVHVARTMDISVVAEGVETVGQRDLLRDMGCAYAQGFLYSPAVPLAETAAVQAAIEMGES; via the coding sequence ATGGCGCTCCGGTTCGCGGCATTCATGGCGCTGTGGACCGTCTTCTACTACTCGGTTCCCAGTTTGCACCTGCTGACCTGGACCGTGATCGGCCTGGGCGGGGTCGGCGCGGTGCTGGTCGGCGTCCGCCGCTACCGCCCGCACACCCCGCAGGCCTGGTACCTGCTGGCCGGGGCGATGCTGACGCTGGTCAGCGGGGACACCGCGTACAACCTGCTGACCGACGTCTTCAACCAGGTCGAGCCGTTCCCGTCGGTGGCCGACGCCATCTATCTGCTGACCTATCCGCTGGCCGCCGGCGGGTTGTTGCTCATGGTGCGGCGGCGCAGTCCACTGCGCGACCGGGCGGCGCTGATCGACGCCGTCATCCTGAGCACGGCCGCGGCGCTGCTGCTGTGGGTCTACATCATCACCCCGACCGTGGACAACGGGGGGCAGTCCTGGGTGAGCAGCGCGGTGTCCATCGCCTACCCGCTCGGGGACGTGATGCTGCTGGCGGTGACCGCGCGCCTGGCCACCGGCGGCGGGCTGCGGGGGCCGGCGGTGCGGCTGCTGCTGCTCGGCGTGGTCGGGCTGACCGGGTCCGACGTCGCCTACGCGCTGGTCCGGCTGTACGGCACCTGGCACGTCGGCGGCCCGGCGGACCTGGGCTGGGTGGTGTTCTACATCTCCTGGGGCGCGGCCGGGCTCTCGCCGTCGATGACCGAGCTCACCGAGCCGGTGGCCGGCAGCCGGCGCGGCGCGGACAGCGCGCGGGTGATCCCGCTGGCGGTCGCGGCCCTGGTCGCGCCGACCGTCCTGATGATCGAGGCGCAGCAGGCGAACCTGCGCGACGGCCCGGTCATCGCGGTGACCTCGGCGCTGATGTTCCTGCTGGTGCTGCTGCGGCTGTATCTGGCCGGCCGGCAGACCCGGGAGCTGGACAACCGCGCGCACACCCGGGCCATGCTGCGCGAGCTGAAGTACCGCGCCTACCGGGACTCGCTCACGGGCCTGGGCAACCGGCTGCGGTTCCAGGACCGGGCCGAGCGCGCCCTGGCCCGGGCCCAGGACTGCGGCGGCGTGGCGGCGATGCTGCTGATCGACCTGGACAACTTCAAGGAGGTCAACGACACCCAGGGGCACAAGGTGGGCGACGAGCTGCTGGTGGCCGCGGCGTCCCGGATCGCCGAGTCGGTGCGGCCCGGCGACCTGCCGGTGCGCCTGGGGGGCGACGAGTTCGCCGTGCTGCTGTCCGACGGGGCCAGCCAGGGCGCGGCCACGGCCCTGGCCGAACGCCTGATCGGGGTGCTCGCCGAGCCGTTCCGGCTGTCCGGGGCGCCGGTGATGGTGCGGGCCAGCATCGGGGTGGCCACCAGCCCCGGCGGGGCCGGGGGGACCGAGGAGGTGCTGTTCCGCAACGCCGACCTGGCGCTGTACGCGGCCAAGGCCGACGGCAAGGGCACCTGGCGGCTGTTCGACCCGAGCCTGTACGACGCCGCGCTCCAGCGGCTGGCCCTGCGCACCGGCCTGGACCGGGCCCTGGCCGTCGGCGAGTTCGAGCTGCACTACCAGCCGATCGTGGACCTGCAGGGGCCGGTGCGGGTGGCCGGGTATGAGGCGCTGGTGCGCTGGCGGCACCCGAAGCTGGGGCTGCTGTCCCCGGGGAACTTCGTGCCGGTGGCCGAGGAGACCGGGCAGATCACCCCGATCGGCGCGTGGATCCTGCGGCGGGCGACCGCGGACGCGGCCGCCGCCGGGTTCGGGTACGTGGCCGTCAACGTCTCCCCGCACCAGTTCGGCGACGGCGGCTTCGTCGACACGGTGCGCGCGGCGCTGCGCGCGGCGGAACTGCCCGCGCACCGGCTGACCGTGGAGATCACCGAGAACGTCTTCCTGCACGAGGCGACCGCCAACGCCCTCATCGACCTGCAGCGGCTGGCGCTGCTCGGGGTGCGGATCGCCATCGACGACTTCGGGACCGGCTACTCCTCGATCGGGTACCTGCGGGACCTGAAGTTCGACGTGATCAAGGCCGACAAGTCGTTCGTGGACAACATCGCCGACAAGAAGGACCACGAGCGGCTGCTGCGGGGGATCGTGCACGTGGCCAGGACGATGGACATCTCCGTGGTCGCCGAGGGGGTCGAGACGGTCGGGCAGCGCGACCTGCTGCGCGACATGGGGTGCGCCTACGCGCAGGGCTTCCTGTACTCGCCGGCGGTGCCGCTGGCCGAGACGGCAGCCGTGCAGGCCGCCATAGAGATGGGAGAGAGCTGA
- a CDS encoding aminotransferase class I/II-fold pyridoxal phosphate-dependent enzyme, with amino-acid sequence MARHEVWAELARLKDTTRFYDAVIEEQDRAEPRRIRIGDHWMSDFASCNYLGFDVDPEIMAAPAELIAKWGTHPSWSRLLGNPRPYLDIEDQLTDLIQAPDTLVLPTITHIHMTVIPVLAGKGTVFCEAQAHRTIYDGSSVARGNGATLHRWRATDLGGLAVALRKAPKDLPRLVCMDGINSMTGNEPGLAGIADICRAEGALLYVDDAHGFGVIGERSAAETSPYGALGNSIVRHLGETYEGLVLVGGFSKAYSSLLAFLALPTQMKEYLKFAAAPYLYSGPSPTASLATVLAGLKVNRERGEEIRGRLWHKTAQVIDHVRKLGLSTPNTSGFPIIELPARQAADIDEIASVLWERGIYVTLAAYPLVPRDQAGFRVQVTAANTDEEIDQLNAALTELEPLLRKAEHRGAGPGTSGS; translated from the coding sequence ATGGCGCGACACGAAGTATGGGCGGAGCTGGCCCGGCTGAAGGACACCACGCGGTTCTACGACGCGGTCATCGAGGAGCAGGACCGCGCCGAACCCCGGCGGATCCGGATCGGCGACCACTGGATGTCCGACTTCGCGTCCTGCAACTACCTCGGCTTCGACGTCGACCCGGAGATCATGGCCGCCCCGGCGGAGCTGATCGCGAAGTGGGGGACGCACCCGAGCTGGTCGCGGCTGCTCGGCAACCCCCGGCCGTACCTGGACATCGAGGACCAGCTCACCGACCTGATACAGGCCCCTGACACCCTGGTGCTGCCGACGATCACGCACATCCACATGACGGTGATCCCGGTCCTGGCCGGCAAGGGCACGGTGTTCTGCGAGGCGCAGGCGCACCGCACCATCTACGACGGCAGCTCGGTGGCCCGCGGCAACGGCGCCACGCTGCACCGCTGGCGGGCCACGGACCTGGGCGGACTGGCCGTGGCGCTGCGCAAGGCGCCCAAGGACCTGCCGCGCCTGGTGTGCATGGACGGCATCAACAGCATGACCGGCAACGAGCCGGGGCTGGCGGGGATCGCGGACATCTGCCGGGCCGAGGGCGCGCTGCTGTATGTGGACGACGCGCACGGGTTCGGCGTGATCGGCGAGCGGTCGGCGGCGGAGACCTCGCCGTACGGGGCGCTGGGCAACAGCATCGTGCGGCACCTCGGGGAGACGTACGAAGGACTGGTGCTGGTCGGCGGGTTCTCCAAGGCCTACTCGTCGCTGCTGGCGTTCCTGGCGCTGCCGACCCAGATGAAGGAGTACCTGAAGTTCGCGGCGGCGCCGTACCTGTACTCCGGGCCGTCGCCGACGGCCTCGCTGGCCACGGTGCTGGCCGGCCTGAAGGTGAACCGGGAGCGCGGCGAGGAGATCCGCGGCCGGCTGTGGCACAAGACCGCGCAGGTCATCGACCACGTGCGCAAGCTCGGGCTGTCCACCCCGAACACCAGCGGCTTCCCCATCATCGAACTGCCGGCGCGGCAGGCCGCGGACATCGACGAGATCGCCTCCGTCCTGTGGGAACGCGGCATCTACGTCACACTGGCGGCATACCCGCTGGTGCCGCGGGACCAGGCCGGCTTCCGGGTCCAGGTGACCGCGGCGAACACCGATGAGGAGATCGACCAGTTGAACGCGGCACTGACCGAACTGGAACCGCTGCTGCGCAAGGCCGAGCACCGCGGCGCCGGCCCGGGGACATCAGGGAGCTGA
- a CDS encoding MgtC/SapB family protein produces MHLHLESLSQLGRLSLAFILTYLLGFERDLRGSPAGDRTFSLIGVGSAIIAVLAKDGNAPNALAGVITGVGFIGAGVVFRPNLTMSARWHLIDTVKGVTTAATIFAAAAIGAAAGYSRLLLATSGTALVLLALEVRHIPLLKFADGRRWASRFANDDAVLPDPARQAEGQDS; encoded by the coding sequence GTGCACCTGCACCTGGAGAGCCTGAGCCAGCTGGGGCGCCTGTCGCTGGCCTTCATCCTGACCTACCTGCTCGGCTTCGAACGCGACCTGCGCGGCTCGCCGGCCGGGGACCGCACGTTCTCGCTGATCGGCGTGGGCAGCGCCATCATCGCCGTGCTGGCCAAGGACGGCAACGCCCCCAACGCCCTGGCCGGCGTCATCACCGGCGTCGGCTTCATCGGCGCCGGCGTGGTCTTCCGCCCGAACCTGACGATGTCCGCGCGCTGGCACCTGATCGACACGGTCAAGGGCGTGACGACGGCGGCCACCATCTTCGCCGCCGCCGCGATCGGCGCCGCCGCCGGCTACAGCCGCCTGCTGCTGGCCACCAGCGGCACCGCGCTGGTGCTGCTGGCCCTGGAGGTGCGGCACATCCCGCTGCTGAAGTTCGCCGACGGACGGCGGTGGGCTTCGCGGTTCGCGAACGACGATGCGGTGCTGCCGGACCCGGCCCGGCAGGCTGAGGGGCAGGACTCCTGA
- a CDS encoding YiaA/YiaB family inner membrane protein, whose translation MSTPLANKNTAAYYFQAVASFIVSAGATVVGICYLPVNAWERAFLGLGLLYTITSAITLAKVVRDKQDEAQLVGRVDQARLDKLLTEHDPYRVDVP comes from the coding sequence ATGAGTACGCCACTGGCAAACAAGAACACGGCCGCGTACTACTTCCAGGCGGTCGCCTCGTTCATCGTGTCCGCCGGCGCGACCGTCGTCGGCATCTGCTACCTCCCGGTCAACGCCTGGGAGCGGGCCTTCCTGGGCCTGGGCCTGCTGTACACCATCACCTCGGCGATCACGCTGGCCAAGGTGGTGCGGGACAAGCAGGACGAGGCGCAGCTGGTCGGCCGGGTCGACCAGGCGCGGCTGGACAAGCTGCTGACCGAGCACGATCCGTACCGGGTGGACGTGCCGTAA